Proteins co-encoded in one Streptobacillus ratti genomic window:
- a CDS encoding cytochrome c biogenesis protein CcdA, with amino-acid sequence KDNKKVRNTILFLLGISLTFVILGFGFGLLSDILFNPLIRIIAGIIIIILGLQQLGMFELGFLERTKTLQVNRKY; translated from the coding sequence AAAAAGATAATAAAAAAGTTAGAAATACAATTTTATTTTTATTAGGTATATCACTGACTTTTGTAATTTTAGGTTTTGGATTTGGACTTTTATCAGATATATTATTTAATCCTTTAATTAGAATAATTGCTGGGATTATAATTATAATCCTAGGATTACAACAATTAGGAATGTTTGAATTAGGATTTTTAGAGAGAACTAAAACATTGCAAGTAAATAGAAAATATAA